One Carassius auratus strain Wakin unplaced genomic scaffold, ASM336829v1 scaf_tig00028956, whole genome shotgun sequence genomic window carries:
- the LOC113079670 gene encoding calpastatin-like isoform X2: MSQQVTPTPASQVSTANPAKHEKGPTQPSTAVTVKPGTTPATPAAPSGASGGGGFTTTQKGPSQVTPQATVSKPTPAPSAKDPAVSSGTGPAGTTGVKATDPLKDKAQSTTVPSSKPGPAKVDPAVGKPSAPASVQKQTSAQKVQVEVGPPGAKVSSEDVDPFDALSGTLPSSQPVAPKVPAFTGPEVKEANVKAEKGVICGERDDTLPPGYRRADLEKKTPAGVPEKPKDVPKPISTDEAMDSLSAGFVSSVPAAPKKTDVKTETVGAVDVRQAGISNFAPPPPSQKQMETSQPAAVTKSSAPPADKKARIETPAQPTKPKTDQADNSMSLDALSALGDTLGAPEPPKKSPELKPEQIVDEKKWTSEKGVRVGEREDTLPPGYRFSEEELMKYPPPEKEPSLDTDDALDILSGGFTEPVAAPVVKAAVPPAQEKKKPEAVPEKAKDAPKETKKPAGVPEKSKDVPKPKVDELSALDALASDFVAPAQSAPKVSSCAPNIVPPGPKQKPQTDEDALSALGDTLGKPEPPKKEPELKPRDIVHEKDLTSKTGVRVGEREDTLPPGYRFSEEKLKTYPPPEKEPSLDANEAMDILSGDFTSPSAASSAKTPVCPPSKSPAKPSDSALDALAGDFVAPSSASKVQSAVSGPQHAGRQLSEGTSSALDALSDTLADFKAAPEPAPVPPKDVVKEKNIVEERMNKPGEREDTLPPDYRFTEEDRKAFEAAKQKDVKPKPTSIDDSTALDMLSSDFSAVAPVKPSAPEAKHFTPEPQPPTFKASGPVFDELAEKMIPNLTDPKAKDSKPKKQSVEDPSVTEKQPGKMSSDVVPSSSTKGGKR, translated from the exons ATG TCTCAGCAGGTCACACCTACCCCAGCATCTCAGGTCTCCACAGCGAATCCTGCAAAACATGAG AAAGGGCCTACACAACCATCTACTGCAGTGACTGTCAAACCCGGCACCACTCCTGCAACCCCAGCAGCTCCTTCAGGAGCATCAGGAGGTGGAGGCTTCACCACCACTCAGAAAGGACCTTCTCAAGTCACGCCACAG GCTACAGTCTCTAAACCCACACCTGCACCTTCTGCTAAAGACCCAGCTGTGAGCTCTGGGACGGGACCTGCTGGGACGACAGGAGTGAAGGCCACAGACCCTCTGAAAGACAAGGCCCAG AGCACAACCGTTCCTTCGTCCAAACCGGGACCTGCTAAGGTGGATCCGGCGGTCGGGAAGCCCTCAGCCCCGGCCAGTGTGCAAAAACAGACAAGCGCTCAAAAG GTGCAAGTGGAAGTGGGTCCTCCAGGAGCTAAAGTCAGTTCGGAG GATGTAGATCCGTTTGATGCCCTGTCTGGCACATTACCATCATCACAACCTGTGGCTCCTAAAGTCCCAGCATTCACTGGACCAGAGGTCAAAGAG GCAAATGTAAAAGCAGAAAAGGGTGTTATCTGTGGTGAGAGAGATGACACGTTGCCACCCGGATACAGACGAGCAGACCTG GAAAAGAAAACACCTGCTGGAGTTCCTGAGAAGCCTAAAGATGTTCCCAAG cctATAAGCACAGATGAAGCGATGGACTCCCTCTCAGCTGGGTTTGTGTCTTCAGTTCCAGCTGCTCCTAAGAAGACAGATGTG AAAACTGAAACAGTAGGAGCAGTCGATGTTCGGCAGGCAGGCATCTCCAACTTTGCTCCCCCTCCACCCTCTCAg AAACAAATGGAAACTTCTCAGCCTGCTGCTGTAACCAAATCATCTGCTCCACCTGCTGACAAGAAAGCCAGGATTGAAACCCCTGCACAACCCACTAAACCAAAGACAGATcag GCGGACAACTCCATGTCGCTGGACGCTCTCAGCGCTTTGGGCGATACACTGGGTGCTCCAGAACCACCCAAAAAATCACCTGAACTCAAGCCTGAGCAGATTGTTGAT GAGAAGAAATGGACATCAGAGAAGGGTGTTCGCGTCGGGGAGAGAGAAGACACACTTCCACCAGGTTACAGATTCTCAGAGGAAGAGCTCATGAAATATCCTCCTCCTGAGAAAGAG CCCTCACTGGACACAGACGATGCTCTGGACATTCTCTCTGGAGGTTTCACGGAGCCCGTGGCAGCACCTGTTGTTAAGGCCGCTGTTCCTCCTGCACAG GAAAAGAAGAAGCCTGAAGCTGTTCCTGAAAAGGCTAAAGATGCTCCTAAG GAAACAAAAAAACCTGCTGGGGTTCCTGAGAAATCTAAAGATGTTCCCAAG CCTAAAGTGGATGAATTATCAGCACTGGATGCTCTGGCAAGTGATTTTGTGGCTCCTGCACAGTCTGCACCTAAG GTTTCTTCGTGTGCTCCTAATATTGTCCCTCCTGGCCCTAAGCAAAAACCACAGACAGATGAG GACGCTCTCAGTGCTCTGGGTGACACACTGGGTAAACCAGAGCCACCCAAAAAAGAACCTGAACTCAAACCTCGGGACATCGTTCAT GAGAAGGATTTGACATCAAAGACGGGAGTTCGTGTTGGAGAGAGAGAAGACACACTCCCACCAGGTTACAGATTCTCAGAGGAAAAGCTCAAGACATATCCTCCTCCTGAGAAAGAG CCCTCCTTAGACGCTAATGAAGCTATGGATATTCTGTCTGGTGATTTTACATCCCCTTCTGCGGCATCGTCTGCCAAGACCCCCGTTTGTCCTCCCTCTAAGTCTCCCGCTAAG CCTTCAGATTCTGCTTTAGATGCTCTTGCAGGTGATTTTGTCGCTCCTTCTTCTGCATCTAAAGTTCAGTCTGCCGTCTCTGGACCACAACACGCTGGCAGACAG TTGTCAGAAGGTACCTCATCAGCTCTGGATGCCCTCTCAGACACTCTAGCAGATTTTAAAGCAGCCCCTGAGCCTGCCCCTGTCCCGCCTAAAGACGTTGTTAAG GAAAAGAATATAGTTGAGGAGAGAATGAATAAACCAGGTGAGAGGGAGGACACACTTCCACCAGATTATCGTTTCACAGAGGAAGACCGCAAG GCATTTGAAGCAGCAAAGCAGAAAGACGTCAAACCAAAGCCG ACATCAATCGATGACTCCACAGCCCTTGACATGCTGTCTAGTGATTTTTCTGCAGTAGCGCCCGTGAAGCCCTCGGCACCCGAGGCCAAACACTTCACCCCTGAACCACAGCCGCCAACATTTAAG GCATCAGGTCCAGTTTTCGATGAGCTGGCGGAAAAAATGATTCCCAACCTGACTGACCCCAAAGCCAAAGACAGCAAACCAaag AAACAGTCAGTAGAAGATCCATCAGTCACAGAGAAGCAGCCCGGTAAAATGAGCTCAGATGTGGTGCCTTCATCTTCCACAAAGGGCGGAAAAAGATAG
- the LOC113079670 gene encoding calpastatin-like isoform X1 yields the protein MSQQVTPTPASQVSTANPAKHEKGPTQPSTAVTVKPGTTPATPAAPSGASGGGGFTTTQKGPSQVTPQATVSKPTPAPSAKDPAVSSGTGPAGTTGVKATDPLKDKAQSTTVPSSKPGPAKVDPAVGKPSAPASVQKQTSAQKVQVEVGPPGAKVSSEDVDPFDALSGTLPSSQPVAPKVPAFTGPEVKEANVKAEKGVICGERDDTLPPGYRRADLEKKTPAGVPEKPKDVPKPISTDEAMDSLSAGFVSSVPAAPKKTDVKTETVGAVDVRQAGISNFAPPPPSQKQMETSQPAAVTKSSAPPADKKARIETPAQPTKPKTDQADNSMSLDALSALGDTLGAPEPPKKSPELKPEQIVDEKKWTSEKGVRVGEREDTLPPGYRFSEEELMKYPPPEKEPSLDTDDALDILSGGFTEPVAAPVVKAAVPPAQEKKKPEAVPEKAKDAPKETKKPAGVPEKSKDVPKPKVDELSALDALASDFVAPAQSAPKVSSCAPNIVPPGPKQKPQTDEDALSALGDTLGKPEPPKKEPELKPRDIVHEKDLTSKTGVRVGEREDTLPPGYRFSEEKLKTYPPPEKEPSLDANEAMDILSGDFTSPSAASSAKTPVCPPSKSPAKPSDSALDALAGDFVAPSSASKVQSAVSGPQHAGRQLSEGTSSALDALSDTLADFKAAPEPAPVPPKDVVKEKNIVEERMNKPGEREDTLPPDYRFTEEDRKAFEAAKQKDVKPKPTSIDDSTALDMLSSDFSAVAPVKPSAPEAKHFTPEPQPPTFKASGPVFDELAEKMIPNLTDPKAKDSKPKGKGAKPKSKPKKQSVEDPSVTEKQPGKMSSDVVPSSSTKGGKR from the exons ATG TCTCAGCAGGTCACACCTACCCCAGCATCTCAGGTCTCCACAGCGAATCCTGCAAAACATGAG AAAGGGCCTACACAACCATCTACTGCAGTGACTGTCAAACCCGGCACCACTCCTGCAACCCCAGCAGCTCCTTCAGGAGCATCAGGAGGTGGAGGCTTCACCACCACTCAGAAAGGACCTTCTCAAGTCACGCCACAG GCTACAGTCTCTAAACCCACACCTGCACCTTCTGCTAAAGACCCAGCTGTGAGCTCTGGGACGGGACCTGCTGGGACGACAGGAGTGAAGGCCACAGACCCTCTGAAAGACAAGGCCCAG AGCACAACCGTTCCTTCGTCCAAACCGGGACCTGCTAAGGTGGATCCGGCGGTCGGGAAGCCCTCAGCCCCGGCCAGTGTGCAAAAACAGACAAGCGCTCAAAAG GTGCAAGTGGAAGTGGGTCCTCCAGGAGCTAAAGTCAGTTCGGAG GATGTAGATCCGTTTGATGCCCTGTCTGGCACATTACCATCATCACAACCTGTGGCTCCTAAAGTCCCAGCATTCACTGGACCAGAGGTCAAAGAG GCAAATGTAAAAGCAGAAAAGGGTGTTATCTGTGGTGAGAGAGATGACACGTTGCCACCCGGATACAGACGAGCAGACCTG GAAAAGAAAACACCTGCTGGAGTTCCTGAGAAGCCTAAAGATGTTCCCAAG cctATAAGCACAGATGAAGCGATGGACTCCCTCTCAGCTGGGTTTGTGTCTTCAGTTCCAGCTGCTCCTAAGAAGACAGATGTG AAAACTGAAACAGTAGGAGCAGTCGATGTTCGGCAGGCAGGCATCTCCAACTTTGCTCCCCCTCCACCCTCTCAg AAACAAATGGAAACTTCTCAGCCTGCTGCTGTAACCAAATCATCTGCTCCACCTGCTGACAAGAAAGCCAGGATTGAAACCCCTGCACAACCCACTAAACCAAAGACAGATcag GCGGACAACTCCATGTCGCTGGACGCTCTCAGCGCTTTGGGCGATACACTGGGTGCTCCAGAACCACCCAAAAAATCACCTGAACTCAAGCCTGAGCAGATTGTTGAT GAGAAGAAATGGACATCAGAGAAGGGTGTTCGCGTCGGGGAGAGAGAAGACACACTTCCACCAGGTTACAGATTCTCAGAGGAAGAGCTCATGAAATATCCTCCTCCTGAGAAAGAG CCCTCACTGGACACAGACGATGCTCTGGACATTCTCTCTGGAGGTTTCACGGAGCCCGTGGCAGCACCTGTTGTTAAGGCCGCTGTTCCTCCTGCACAG GAAAAGAAGAAGCCTGAAGCTGTTCCTGAAAAGGCTAAAGATGCTCCTAAG GAAACAAAAAAACCTGCTGGGGTTCCTGAGAAATCTAAAGATGTTCCCAAG CCTAAAGTGGATGAATTATCAGCACTGGATGCTCTGGCAAGTGATTTTGTGGCTCCTGCACAGTCTGCACCTAAG GTTTCTTCGTGTGCTCCTAATATTGTCCCTCCTGGCCCTAAGCAAAAACCACAGACAGATGAG GACGCTCTCAGTGCTCTGGGTGACACACTGGGTAAACCAGAGCCACCCAAAAAAGAACCTGAACTCAAACCTCGGGACATCGTTCAT GAGAAGGATTTGACATCAAAGACGGGAGTTCGTGTTGGAGAGAGAGAAGACACACTCCCACCAGGTTACAGATTCTCAGAGGAAAAGCTCAAGACATATCCTCCTCCTGAGAAAGAG CCCTCCTTAGACGCTAATGAAGCTATGGATATTCTGTCTGGTGATTTTACATCCCCTTCTGCGGCATCGTCTGCCAAGACCCCCGTTTGTCCTCCCTCTAAGTCTCCCGCTAAG CCTTCAGATTCTGCTTTAGATGCTCTTGCAGGTGATTTTGTCGCTCCTTCTTCTGCATCTAAAGTTCAGTCTGCCGTCTCTGGACCACAACACGCTGGCAGACAG TTGTCAGAAGGTACCTCATCAGCTCTGGATGCCCTCTCAGACACTCTAGCAGATTTTAAAGCAGCCCCTGAGCCTGCCCCTGTCCCGCCTAAAGACGTTGTTAAG GAAAAGAATATAGTTGAGGAGAGAATGAATAAACCAGGTGAGAGGGAGGACACACTTCCACCAGATTATCGTTTCACAGAGGAAGACCGCAAG GCATTTGAAGCAGCAAAGCAGAAAGACGTCAAACCAAAGCCG ACATCAATCGATGACTCCACAGCCCTTGACATGCTGTCTAGTGATTTTTCTGCAGTAGCGCCCGTGAAGCCCTCGGCACCCGAGGCCAAACACTTCACCCCTGAACCACAGCCGCCAACATTTAAG GCATCAGGTCCAGTTTTCGATGAGCTGGCGGAAAAAATGATTCCCAACCTGACTGACCCCAAAGCCAAAGACAGCAAACCAaag GGAAAGGGTGCAAAACCAAAGTCTAAACCGAAG AAACAGTCAGTAGAAGATCCATCAGTCACAGAGAAGCAGCCCGGTAAAATGAGCTCAGATGTGGTGCCTTCATCTTCCACAAAGGGCGGAAAAAGATAG
- the LOC113079670 gene encoding calpastatin-like isoform X4: MSQQVTPTPASQVSTANPAKHEVQVEVGPPGAKVSSEDVDPFDALSGTLPSSQPVAPKVPAFTGPEVKEANVKAEKGVICGERDDTLPPGYRRADLEKKTPAGVPEKPKDVPKPISTDEAMDSLSAGFVSSVPAAPKKTDVKTETVGAVDVRQAGISNFAPPPPSQKQMETSQPAAVTKSSAPPADKKARIETPAQPTKPKTDQADNSMSLDALSALGDTLGAPEPPKKSPELKPEQIVDEKKWTSEKGVRVGEREDTLPPGYRFSEEELMKYPPPEKEPSLDTDDALDILSGGFTEPVAAPVVKAAVPPAQEKKKPEAVPEKAKDAPKETKKPAGVPEKSKDVPKPKVDELSALDALASDFVAPAQSAPKVSSCAPNIVPPGPKQKPQTDEDALSALGDTLGKPEPPKKEPELKPRDIVHEKDLTSKTGVRVGEREDTLPPGYRFSEEKLKTYPPPEKEPSLDANEAMDILSGDFTSPSAASSAKTPVCPPSKSPAKPSDSALDALAGDFVAPSSASKVQSAVSGPQHAGRQLSEGTSSALDALSDTLADFKAAPEPAPVPPKDVVKEKNIVEERMNKPGEREDTLPPDYRFTEEDRKAFEAAKQKDVKPKPTSIDDSTALDMLSSDFSAVAPVKPSAPEAKHFTPEPQPPTFKASGPVFDELAEKMIPNLTDPKAKDSKPKGKGAKPKSKPKKQSVEDPSVTEKQPGKMSSDVVPSSSTKGGKR, translated from the exons ATG TCTCAGCAGGTCACACCTACCCCAGCATCTCAGGTCTCCACAGCGAATCCTGCAAAACATGAG GTGCAAGTGGAAGTGGGTCCTCCAGGAGCTAAAGTCAGTTCGGAG GATGTAGATCCGTTTGATGCCCTGTCTGGCACATTACCATCATCACAACCTGTGGCTCCTAAAGTCCCAGCATTCACTGGACCAGAGGTCAAAGAG GCAAATGTAAAAGCAGAAAAGGGTGTTATCTGTGGTGAGAGAGATGACACGTTGCCACCCGGATACAGACGAGCAGACCTG GAAAAGAAAACACCTGCTGGAGTTCCTGAGAAGCCTAAAGATGTTCCCAAG cctATAAGCACAGATGAAGCGATGGACTCCCTCTCAGCTGGGTTTGTGTCTTCAGTTCCAGCTGCTCCTAAGAAGACAGATGTG AAAACTGAAACAGTAGGAGCAGTCGATGTTCGGCAGGCAGGCATCTCCAACTTTGCTCCCCCTCCACCCTCTCAg AAACAAATGGAAACTTCTCAGCCTGCTGCTGTAACCAAATCATCTGCTCCACCTGCTGACAAGAAAGCCAGGATTGAAACCCCTGCACAACCCACTAAACCAAAGACAGATcag GCGGACAACTCCATGTCGCTGGACGCTCTCAGCGCTTTGGGCGATACACTGGGTGCTCCAGAACCACCCAAAAAATCACCTGAACTCAAGCCTGAGCAGATTGTTGAT GAGAAGAAATGGACATCAGAGAAGGGTGTTCGCGTCGGGGAGAGAGAAGACACACTTCCACCAGGTTACAGATTCTCAGAGGAAGAGCTCATGAAATATCCTCCTCCTGAGAAAGAG CCCTCACTGGACACAGACGATGCTCTGGACATTCTCTCTGGAGGTTTCACGGAGCCCGTGGCAGCACCTGTTGTTAAGGCCGCTGTTCCTCCTGCACAG GAAAAGAAGAAGCCTGAAGCTGTTCCTGAAAAGGCTAAAGATGCTCCTAAG GAAACAAAAAAACCTGCTGGGGTTCCTGAGAAATCTAAAGATGTTCCCAAG CCTAAAGTGGATGAATTATCAGCACTGGATGCTCTGGCAAGTGATTTTGTGGCTCCTGCACAGTCTGCACCTAAG GTTTCTTCGTGTGCTCCTAATATTGTCCCTCCTGGCCCTAAGCAAAAACCACAGACAGATGAG GACGCTCTCAGTGCTCTGGGTGACACACTGGGTAAACCAGAGCCACCCAAAAAAGAACCTGAACTCAAACCTCGGGACATCGTTCAT GAGAAGGATTTGACATCAAAGACGGGAGTTCGTGTTGGAGAGAGAGAAGACACACTCCCACCAGGTTACAGATTCTCAGAGGAAAAGCTCAAGACATATCCTCCTCCTGAGAAAGAG CCCTCCTTAGACGCTAATGAAGCTATGGATATTCTGTCTGGTGATTTTACATCCCCTTCTGCGGCATCGTCTGCCAAGACCCCCGTTTGTCCTCCCTCTAAGTCTCCCGCTAAG CCTTCAGATTCTGCTTTAGATGCTCTTGCAGGTGATTTTGTCGCTCCTTCTTCTGCATCTAAAGTTCAGTCTGCCGTCTCTGGACCACAACACGCTGGCAGACAG TTGTCAGAAGGTACCTCATCAGCTCTGGATGCCCTCTCAGACACTCTAGCAGATTTTAAAGCAGCCCCTGAGCCTGCCCCTGTCCCGCCTAAAGACGTTGTTAAG GAAAAGAATATAGTTGAGGAGAGAATGAATAAACCAGGTGAGAGGGAGGACACACTTCCACCAGATTATCGTTTCACAGAGGAAGACCGCAAG GCATTTGAAGCAGCAAAGCAGAAAGACGTCAAACCAAAGCCG ACATCAATCGATGACTCCACAGCCCTTGACATGCTGTCTAGTGATTTTTCTGCAGTAGCGCCCGTGAAGCCCTCGGCACCCGAGGCCAAACACTTCACCCCTGAACCACAGCCGCCAACATTTAAG GCATCAGGTCCAGTTTTCGATGAGCTGGCGGAAAAAATGATTCCCAACCTGACTGACCCCAAAGCCAAAGACAGCAAACCAaag GGAAAGGGTGCAAAACCAAAGTCTAAACCGAAG AAACAGTCAGTAGAAGATCCATCAGTCACAGAGAAGCAGCCCGGTAAAATGAGCTCAGATGTGGTGCCTTCATCTTCCACAAAGGGCGGAAAAAGATAG
- the LOC113079671 gene encoding T-cell surface glycoprotein CD8 alpha chain gives MSALRIENMNQICIGFCVILSLFSGNFANIAYKNGQEVLVDCDPKQAGVITFWFQIKTSGPKYLFTVKGADVKSNTDKEKYIVKTGGKVSLAIQNFNKETDSGFYTCAAMNSNQLMFGEMTEIIGQPDPTSSPPNIAPLPSTTTTTTKPQCICPKKVKSSINCEIWILSSLASGCVLLLILLIITILYCNRLRTRRCPHHYKRQPRPAGHAKLPNNHF, from the exons ATGTCTGCACTGAGAATTGAAAACATGAATCAAATATGCATTGGATTTTGTGTGATTTTGTCCCTCTTCAGTG GGAACTTTGCAAACATCGCCTACAAAAATGGACAGGAGGTACTAGTCGATTGTGACCCCAAACAGGCCGGCGTCATTACATTCtggtttcaaataaaaacaagtgGTCCAAAGTATTTGTTCACTGTTAAAGGCGCAGATGTAAAGAGTAATACtgataaagaaaaatacatagtGAAAACAGGTGGTAAGGTTAGTTTGGCCATTCAGAATTTCAATAAAGAGACAGACAGTGGTTTCTACACCTGCGCAGCCATGAACAGCAATCAACTCATGTTTGGAGAGATGACTGAAATTATTGGACAACCAG ATCCAACATCCTCACCTCCAAACATTGCTCCATTACCATCTACAACAACAACTACGACAAAACCACAGTGTATATGTCCAAAAAAAG TCAAGTCCAGTATCAACTGTGAGATTTGGATATTGTCATCTCTGGCCTCTGGTTGTGTTCTTCTCCTTATTCTGCTGATCATCACAATTTTGTACTGCAACC GTTTAAGAACAAGACGATGTCCCCACCATTACAAAAGACA ACCCAGACCTGCTGGCCATGCAAAACTGCCCAACAACCACTTCTAG
- the LOC113079670 gene encoding calpastatin-like isoform X3: MSQQVTPTPASQVSTANPAKHEKGPTQPSTAVTVKPGTTPATPAAPSGASGGGGFTTTQKGPSQVTPQATVSKPTPAPSAKDPAVSSGTGPAGTTGVKATDPLKDKAQSTTVPSSKPGPAKVDPAVGKPSAPASVQKQTSAQKVQVEVGPPGAKVSSEDVDPFDALSGTLPSSQPVAPKVPAFTGPEVKEEKKTPAGVPEKPKDVPKPISTDEAMDSLSAGFVSSVPAAPKKTDVKTETVGAVDVRQAGISNFAPPPPSQKQMETSQPAAVTKSSAPPADKKARIETPAQPTKPKTDQADNSMSLDALSALGDTLGAPEPPKKSPELKPEQIVDEKKWTSEKGVRVGEREDTLPPGYRFSEEELMKYPPPEKEPSLDTDDALDILSGGFTEPVAAPVVKAAVPPAQEKKKPEAVPEKAKDAPKETKKPAGVPEKSKDVPKPKVDELSALDALASDFVAPAQSAPKVSSCAPNIVPPGPKQKPQTDEDALSALGDTLGKPEPPKKEPELKPRDIVHEKDLTSKTGVRVGEREDTLPPGYRFSEEKLKTYPPPEKEPSLDANEAMDILSGDFTSPSAASSAKTPVCPPSKSPAKPSDSALDALAGDFVAPSSASKVQSAVSGPQHAGRQLSEGTSSALDALSDTLADFKAAPEPAPVPPKDVVKEKNIVEERMNKPGEREDTLPPDYRFTEEDRKAFEAAKQKDVKPKPTSIDDSTALDMLSSDFSAVAPVKPSAPEAKHFTPEPQPPTFKASGPVFDELAEKMIPNLTDPKAKDSKPKGKGAKPKSKPKKQSVEDPSVTEKQPGKMSSDVVPSSSTKGGKR; encoded by the exons ATG TCTCAGCAGGTCACACCTACCCCAGCATCTCAGGTCTCCACAGCGAATCCTGCAAAACATGAG AAAGGGCCTACACAACCATCTACTGCAGTGACTGTCAAACCCGGCACCACTCCTGCAACCCCAGCAGCTCCTTCAGGAGCATCAGGAGGTGGAGGCTTCACCACCACTCAGAAAGGACCTTCTCAAGTCACGCCACAG GCTACAGTCTCTAAACCCACACCTGCACCTTCTGCTAAAGACCCAGCTGTGAGCTCTGGGACGGGACCTGCTGGGACGACAGGAGTGAAGGCCACAGACCCTCTGAAAGACAAGGCCCAG AGCACAACCGTTCCTTCGTCCAAACCGGGACCTGCTAAGGTGGATCCGGCGGTCGGGAAGCCCTCAGCCCCGGCCAGTGTGCAAAAACAGACAAGCGCTCAAAAG GTGCAAGTGGAAGTGGGTCCTCCAGGAGCTAAAGTCAGTTCGGAG GATGTAGATCCGTTTGATGCCCTGTCTGGCACATTACCATCATCACAACCTGTGGCTCCTAAAGTCCCAGCATTCACTGGACCAGAGGTCAAAGAG GAAAAGAAAACACCTGCTGGAGTTCCTGAGAAGCCTAAAGATGTTCCCAAG cctATAAGCACAGATGAAGCGATGGACTCCCTCTCAGCTGGGTTTGTGTCTTCAGTTCCAGCTGCTCCTAAGAAGACAGATGTG AAAACTGAAACAGTAGGAGCAGTCGATGTTCGGCAGGCAGGCATCTCCAACTTTGCTCCCCCTCCACCCTCTCAg AAACAAATGGAAACTTCTCAGCCTGCTGCTGTAACCAAATCATCTGCTCCACCTGCTGACAAGAAAGCCAGGATTGAAACCCCTGCACAACCCACTAAACCAAAGACAGATcag GCGGACAACTCCATGTCGCTGGACGCTCTCAGCGCTTTGGGCGATACACTGGGTGCTCCAGAACCACCCAAAAAATCACCTGAACTCAAGCCTGAGCAGATTGTTGAT GAGAAGAAATGGACATCAGAGAAGGGTGTTCGCGTCGGGGAGAGAGAAGACACACTTCCACCAGGTTACAGATTCTCAGAGGAAGAGCTCATGAAATATCCTCCTCCTGAGAAAGAG CCCTCACTGGACACAGACGATGCTCTGGACATTCTCTCTGGAGGTTTCACGGAGCCCGTGGCAGCACCTGTTGTTAAGGCCGCTGTTCCTCCTGCACAG GAAAAGAAGAAGCCTGAAGCTGTTCCTGAAAAGGCTAAAGATGCTCCTAAG GAAACAAAAAAACCTGCTGGGGTTCCTGAGAAATCTAAAGATGTTCCCAAG CCTAAAGTGGATGAATTATCAGCACTGGATGCTCTGGCAAGTGATTTTGTGGCTCCTGCACAGTCTGCACCTAAG GTTTCTTCGTGTGCTCCTAATATTGTCCCTCCTGGCCCTAAGCAAAAACCACAGACAGATGAG GACGCTCTCAGTGCTCTGGGTGACACACTGGGTAAACCAGAGCCACCCAAAAAAGAACCTGAACTCAAACCTCGGGACATCGTTCAT GAGAAGGATTTGACATCAAAGACGGGAGTTCGTGTTGGAGAGAGAGAAGACACACTCCCACCAGGTTACAGATTCTCAGAGGAAAAGCTCAAGACATATCCTCCTCCTGAGAAAGAG CCCTCCTTAGACGCTAATGAAGCTATGGATATTCTGTCTGGTGATTTTACATCCCCTTCTGCGGCATCGTCTGCCAAGACCCCCGTTTGTCCTCCCTCTAAGTCTCCCGCTAAG CCTTCAGATTCTGCTTTAGATGCTCTTGCAGGTGATTTTGTCGCTCCTTCTTCTGCATCTAAAGTTCAGTCTGCCGTCTCTGGACCACAACACGCTGGCAGACAG TTGTCAGAAGGTACCTCATCAGCTCTGGATGCCCTCTCAGACACTCTAGCAGATTTTAAAGCAGCCCCTGAGCCTGCCCCTGTCCCGCCTAAAGACGTTGTTAAG GAAAAGAATATAGTTGAGGAGAGAATGAATAAACCAGGTGAGAGGGAGGACACACTTCCACCAGATTATCGTTTCACAGAGGAAGACCGCAAG GCATTTGAAGCAGCAAAGCAGAAAGACGTCAAACCAAAGCCG ACATCAATCGATGACTCCACAGCCCTTGACATGCTGTCTAGTGATTTTTCTGCAGTAGCGCCCGTGAAGCCCTCGGCACCCGAGGCCAAACACTTCACCCCTGAACCACAGCCGCCAACATTTAAG GCATCAGGTCCAGTTTTCGATGAGCTGGCGGAAAAAATGATTCCCAACCTGACTGACCCCAAAGCCAAAGACAGCAAACCAaag GGAAAGGGTGCAAAACCAAAGTCTAAACCGAAG AAACAGTCAGTAGAAGATCCATCAGTCACAGAGAAGCAGCCCGGTAAAATGAGCTCAGATGTGGTGCCTTCATCTTCCACAAAGGGCGGAAAAAGATAG